Within the Apus apus isolate bApuApu2 chromosome 8, bApuApu2.pri.cur, whole genome shotgun sequence genome, the region caaaagcagcacaaaCCCTGTAATCTCTGTCCTGAGAAGCCTGGCAAGCCTTGCACATAGAGCATGCCTTGACTTCAGCTCTTGCTGTGCCACAGTGCTGTTTGGCTGGAGACCAGCTAcacctgctggagagagagTCCAGGCTTGCAACCCTGTTGGGAAGAATATCCTTTTGGTACACTTAGCAGCAGCAACGTAGTATTGTGAGCTTTTTCTTGAAAGCCCACCATAGATActcagctgcaggacagggtGTGTCTGTCTGCACTCTGACTTAACATTGCAGATCTTTGGCTTTCTTATATGACCCCCTGCATAGCTGCTCACATATCAGGACTCCAGAAGAGAGGTCTGTTTAATAACCAGTTATCACTACAGAGGGGAAGCAGGGCATGATGTTTATGCTGTCGTTAGGTAGCAAGAGTATTTCATGACCCCATAGTGAGGAATCTGAGCTGaatgctgcctgcaggctgtggcCAGGCAACCATATTCACCATGTTGTTCCAAATGTGACAGATCCTGGAGTGGAAGAAGTAAAAATTTTCCCTGCTTCAGGTGGTGTGAAAGCTTCCACCTAGTGGAACATGGGGCTTCAACCTTTACATGGGACTTGTAAGACTCAGTGGATGTGATTACCTGCTATACATGGTCTCTTGTTTGGGcaattgtgtattttaaatcCTGATTACTCTTAGCTACCATGCTGAAGTGAAGGTTAAGAACAATGAAACTGGAAAACTGAGAAACCTTCAGTATGGATCACACTGTGCTACCATATGTGTCCCTCTGTTAAAAGGGAACATCTTTCATTTCACAGTTCCCACAAGTACTCACCTTCTCAACGCTGGCTGTTACTGGTGGTTCCCCCCTGCCAGGGCCATGTCTGGGGTGGCTGCCCCTGGGCGAGGGGACAGTGTGGTCCCAGTAGCCAAGTCATTGCAGGGGGTCTCTGCATAACTCCGTGGCCCTGGGCTGCCCTTGGCCTCCTGAGGCTGCAAAGAGTCAGCCAGAGAGACAGTGCTGCTGTATGAAGCTTGTGAAAAAGTAGCACGTATGTCTGAGCAGACAGGGTTAAAGAGAGGTAAAAATGTCGGTCTACTAAGAGTGGTAGCAGGGACAGAGTCACCTGGACTGAGATCAAATGGAAAGTCTTTTAAATATGAGAGTGCTTGATTATTTAGCTGGGCATATTCAAAATTTATCTTGCTTCTCGTGACCTCATCTAGGATatttgctctgctcttctgatCTTCTGAGCAAATTTGCTCCCCATTTTGCTTCAAATGATACAGACTGCTGGATTGGAAACTTGGCTCATGGTTGTATTGATTTGTGCTAGGAATACTGCAGTATTCTGGATTTTGAGCAATGTGATTGCAGTCATTTTgcaaaaataacttatttttgtaCTGAGACATCTGACAAATTATATTGTTCATTTCATTCCCAATGCATTTGTCTTCCAGGTGCTTGTTTTCGTAGCTGATTTGTAATGATGCCACTTGTGTTACACAGTGCTCTAGGAGCTGCACTATGTTAGTACTGCTCTCCATTGGTGTGGGGCTCATGTAGCTCTGAAAGCCCCTGGGGGTAAGAGGCTGGAGTGGTTTGTCACAGGAAGTAGAGAGAGAGTGATACATTGGTTCATTCCTGTCTTCCATCTCCAGAGAATCCAGGAGCGAGGTTGCAGCAGTCTTGTAGGAGTAACATGATTCTACTTCGTGATTATCATCTAACAAAGGGTTTTCAGAGCTCTGGGAGCCACTCTCTCTGTTCAGCTTTTCTGGTagtggatttttatttccaggtgTCTCATATCCATCTGAAATTGTCTCCTTCTCATTCTCAGTTGAAGATGTCTGCAGATTGTCTCCATGAGTCTGTGATTGTGGTGCATAACTTGATGATCTGGTGGTTTCCACAGTCCCAGGAACTGTAGATGAATCCTTGTGGTGACTCCTTATCTTTCCTTGGAAATCCAAATTACATGTGTCATGGCAAGAGCCCAGGCTGTGGTCTCTTTCAGCAATGTTTACTGAAGAGGCCTGTGTTGCATGTTTGCGTTCATCCAAAGACACATATAGGTTAAATGTGTTACATTCTTCCTTGCTTGGTTTCTCCTGCTGGGCTTCTGTGCTAACCTTCTGCTCTGGACTGGAACTGGGCAGGATCAATGAATCATTAGACTTTTCTGGCTGTGATTGAGGACTCTGAAGAGAGTCAGGGGAGGAGACAAGTCCTGCGTGTTTTCGCAGCCAGTTTATTATCCCCATGGTCAAGGAAAGCTCAGTATCACAGAGCTTTAGCAGACATTCTTTACCTTTCCATgtgctgtgaaaaaaaccctggctGATAATGTCTAGAGCTGGTTGGGAAGCCATGTTCTCCTCGGCTCCAACATGAAAGCTGTAAATGGACAAAGGGATTTCAATTGCTTgttctgaaatgctttcagaTGTGCACAAATCATCATCTAGGACgggatttatttttacttcatttggGTCATAGAATAGCTCATAAAGGGCATCTCCACTGTAGCTGTCTCTTGGAAATCTACCTGGGAGCGCAGGGGTCTGAGCTTCCTTCATCTCATCATCTTGTCCAGGAGAGAAAGAATCATAGTAGCCTTCATCACTTGTGGATGTAGATTCCTGGTTGTCACTTTTTGGCGTTCCTGTCTCTGTGAAGCTCTCTTTGGAATTGTCACCTTCTTTATCAGTTGTCACTTGGGGGTCTGTCACAggtgcagcagcctggcttcTAGCCTTTTCCATGTCAGGACTAGGTGTCTTCAGTAACTTCTTATCAAATAGAGCACTCTGATGTAGCCTTACTGATTTGTTGATGTTGTCCCAAAATTTTGCAAATTCAACGGTCTCATTCTGGCCAGGAGAGGCCAGCTGTTCCACACCCCCTTGGAAAGAGCCCATGACTGGGCTGTCTTTATGCTTGCTTCGTCTCAgcagaacttctttgctgttcTCCAGCTCCATGTGAGCAGAGCCCTCATCAGCAAAGATTTCCCCACAGCCAGTGAGGGAATCAAAGCTCTTCAGCGAGGCAACATCTTCACACAGGGCATTGCAGCAGTCATAGGAAGAGTCAGACTGCAGTTCACTGTCTGAGCAGTCTTGTGACAAGCAGTCTGCTGCAAAGGTTTCTCCAGTTTTGAAAAGGTATTTTGCAAGACGCCCAGACAACTCATTCTTGCAGCCTGGAGAGGACAGATTCTTGTCCTTCTCAACCAGGATTGTGAGgctttctggtttatttttttttatatgaaatatatCTCGGAGCCCTTTCTTAGATCTCTTGAGGGAAATCCTCTTCCTGGGAATGGTTTTTGCAACAGCTGGTACAAAAGGCATCTGTGGCACAAAGTTCCGGTAATCGATCATCTGACTGCTGCATGCAGACTGGCTGGGGCTGACCACACACTCCTTCTTACTGCTGGAGCTGGACATCCCTGAAAAGCTGATGCTATTGACAAGTCGCCCCTTACCCTTTCCAGCAAACCCTTCCTCacaagccctgctgctgggactgcactgctctgctttgtcTGCCTCAGTAACACACTCATGGGTTTTACTCTTCCTTACAAGTTTGTAGGAGGATCCAGATGATTTTTCCAGGCAGTTGTCACCAGCACCATTTTTTGCTGCTCTGGTGGAAAACCTGTAGTTCTTGTGTGTAGCCAAACATGCCAGCTGGACTTCAGCTACACTTTGGTTtctctccagagctgcctttttGTCTTTCCCTGTATCATCTTTGTTGATAAGGACTGTGTGCTCTGGTGGCACTTTCTCATGTTGCACACTGGATTTTATGAAGGTCTTTCCTCTCTTGAGCTCCATGCTGCTTCCTCACATCTGTTTCTGTGAAGTagagagaagaataaaaatatagtgAGGTTGGTGGCTAGGACTTGTAAACTTTGAAAACAGCTGGAGAACAAAGGGAAGGATATTAAGCATTATatgattgtttttgtttgacaCCAGAAGTTTCCATCACTGAGTCATGGTATTGTGTGAGAAACAGATTAAGTGAAACTGAAGGTATGTTGGCAATGGCTGTAATATCCAGCAAGGGGAGGAGAGTAAACATTCTGGCTTGGTAGCTGAAGCTCAGAGAACATCTTGGCTGTTAGGATTGAAGGGGTTTGGATTTAGGATTATGACTTCAGAGTGGATTTTACCAAGATAGAGGTCGTGTTCCATAAGTAGAAGAGGCATCAATGACAAGAGATGCCTGAGGAACTCTAACATGTGTGTGGAacaaggaggcagcagctcatAAATCTGTACTTTTGAGAAGGATGAAGAGCTCAAGGTGGGAAATCtcccagaaagaaaatgggTGAAGCATTTGACACATGATGCTCgctttacattaaaataattcttaccTGTGAATAGAAAATCCATAAACCTTGCTACTACCCTGGGAAGTATGCTGAAACGGAAttactggttttgctttctcctgaGCATAATGTGTAATTTTCTGCATTCCTACTTTTATTGTAAAAAGTAAAAGGTGTCACGGTGATAATAATGACAGAAACTGTTTCCAGTTTACAACAAACAGTATAGTCCCACATTAAATCTGCTTTGGGCACTGATTAGCTGTTTCTAAAAATACTCTATTGCCTGTGTCAATACCAATTTTGGATTCTGCCTATACAGTTTAGTATTGAatctattttatgttttcatacaTCTGATTagtcattaattattttagccATGACACTTCCCATTTTCCAGCGGTTCTTTCAAGGACACATCTGATCCTTTCCTGCCTTGTATTAACTTGACTATTGACTAAGTCAGTGGTCTCGCATAAAGGTGTAGGTCAGGTGAAGCAAGCACTTCTGAAAGCTGTTAGAGAAACCAGATATTTACTGAATGGGAAGCAGGACAAAAAGTCCAAGCCCTATTCCTGAAAGAATGTGCTTGGGTCTTTCCTTAATGAGGCCTCAGTTAGTGATTTATCTTGCTTTGAGTTGTGTAGACATAACTAAAACCACTTGGAGCCATTGAACTCCACAACATATACAAATACCACAGTGGTGTATCTAGCACTCCTTGACAAGCCATATGTAACAGCTCTGGTGAAATGAGGAATTAGGAACACTTCCTTGAGAACAGTCTCAGATCTGGTTCCTGGATCTAGACATGCACCCAGTACAAAGACAGTCAGGAAAACTTTAAATTCAGCCCCAAGCCTAGCCTTtgtacaataaaataaaacttgaagGCACCTCTTGTCTACCTTGAGCTACAACATCTGTCTTTAACCTCCAGAGGCTTTCCAGTTTCCAGGGCTTGTTGGGAGCAGCACCACTGACCTACACCTCACAAGATCCTGACCTGTGTGTCTGAGAGTTGTGTGACCTGCAGTGCTtctccagcaggcagggcagggacagcctATTGCTCACAGGAGTTGCAAATAGGCAGCAGGATTTACAGCTAAATGTAGCTCAGTgacaaacagtaaaaaacatAAGGGTAAAGCATGAAGATCTGCCATCAAGAGTGTGGATGCTATGGAAAACAGCGTGGGTGGTGAGAAATGGGCATTTATCAGTATGATTGAAATGTTGCcacatttctttgcatttggGGCTACACGTGAGTATTGCAGAACTTTCTTAATGAAAGCCAGTAAACATTTTACTACACTGTCAGATATCTGGAGATCACTGGTGCTGCAGGAAACTTGTTTTGCGTATTTAGAAATAGGTCACTGGGACAGGATtaccttctttttctgaaaagccaAGTGTGATTGAGAAGAAATTCAGTGTGCAGAACTCCGGCAGTGTTGTGAAAATCATCAGAAACGGCTGACACGAGACCAATAATTAATATCCCAAAAATAAACATCTGACACCTCAGTCCTTTGCAATTATAGAAGTAGGTACATGTGTCCCCATGGCTagtcctgctgctgagcagctccctAGAGTGCTGTGACATGGCAAACACGTTATAACAACATTATGTAGGACTCTCTGAAGTCCTACAACTTTTTGTGCCTATTCTGAGTATTGAACAAAGGCCATTTTTGTAGGAAATTGCATACTtggaaagcttttctgtaggtGCTGTTAAAAGGCTTTACTCAAAGATGAGTTTGTTTTATTGTCAAGTGTGAGAGTGATTAAAGCTAAGAATTCAGGACACCAGATGTCCTGAATGCTTGACTAAAGAAGTCTTTGATCCAAACTGTATCTCCTAGAAAAGAAGCACAATGGACTACTGGTTTGATAACTTCAAGGCttgttcttctgtctttttataGATTAGATGAACAATTTTAACATAAAAGCCCAATAATAACAAGGCCTGAATAACTTAAGTACCGAGGAGAAGTGTAGTACAACAATGTGAGATGCACTGATGGCTGCCTATCCtaccttttttgtttcctctgatgtggaaaaaaaacaggttaaatgtttagttttatttgtggggttttttttgttgttgtttgtttgtttttttaaagatctgctGTTATAATAATCACCAACTTTATATTCTAATTGtttaatgtttttctcattttttccccaggattCATGCCAGACTAACTAGCATCTAGTTAATTGTGTGATCCTGTTTTAGCACTGGCAGAGTTTGGGGAATCTACCTAATTAtagaagttattaaaaatgaacACAGGAAAGGGCAGATTTCCTCAGTCAACTGTTTGAGAGCTCTTAGGGGCAGACTACCAGGGtcagagaattttaaaaatactcatcTCAGATGCTGTTTTGTAACTTCCCATGCCATGAGTTCCTCTTCATCCTCATATGATATAAATTATCAATGAGCTTCTTTCCaaatataaaacagaaatatttatgtgaTGCCACTCTCTTTCTATATCTATTTAACTTTTAGCACTTTTGGTTGTAATAGACTATACCATGAtacctttattttctctctgcaggacACAAGTTTTCTCTAATCCCGCAAGCTGTACCCATGAAGTTTGAAACATATTAAAGTGCTGTGAGAGAAAGTTACTCTCCAGTGGTTATGTAAAGCTAATCaaaatctgtgaaaaattattctagGCGTTGAAGAAATGGTACATCTTCTCTGGGATTTCTGGACCCATGCTCTCAGCTGCACTATTACCTGTCTCTGCATCTTTTTAGTTATTCCCCTCTTGGACTTAACTTGGAATATATCTCCTCTTTCACAGGGTAAAGGGTATACAAGGGACTGATTTCCACCTTTGCAAAGGAAATACATGTTGCAGTTAAAAATCACTGTTGATCTGTAAAAAGTAGCAGTCAGTCTACTGAGGCTAGGTTGTTCTGTTTTCTACAGGATCTGgatgttttcttcattaatgTTACTTAACCTCTTTTTTGAATATCTGTGAAATCAGTTATGGAACACACATATAAATAGAGGACATCCTTGAATCTTATCCTTGGCTATGGTTTATCTGTCATTTACAGTGATCTTAGGTGCAATGATTCCCACTAAAGAGTATATTTTGTCTGTCCTGATCATACCAGCTGCTCACTTTTAGAATTTCTCAAGTGTCTAAGCAGGTAACTAGATCCAGATTTTGGGCCTATActacaatgaaaataaagtttGGGTTTAAATTTGGATATTGCTCACAAAAAGCAGAGATACTTCATGCTCAAACACATACCATCTGTGCCTGTGTCTGAAAGCCTTTTCATAGGAACAGAAGGTTTTACTGTGCCTGTGATTCATCTAGAAGTAAATTAAGGTTGTAGAATGGGAAGGTGAGCACATTCCTCTGGGCTGAGGAGGCTTGGTTTTAGGACAGTCAAAACAAATTATAATAGTCCTGGTTTAGAAGGAGctgaagaaggcagagttaGGTAACTGTTCTGGTTAATAAGAGCCATATTTTGATGGCCTAAATTCCACCTAAGTCCAGGTCAACAGACAAGGAGGCCAAAGAAGGCTGCGGTGGAGCTGGACCAGATTCATTGGGGAGCAGGAGAAAGATGGGTGgaggaaaaatacaaactgtCCAAATATTGCCTCTGACACGTAGGTCAGAGAAGTGTTACAGTCGCCTCTGTCCTTGGCCCCCAGAGCTTTCTGCCGTGTTGAGCTGTCTACAGGTTTCCCTTTCTAGAGGAATGGGGCAAGACTTGCCTTATGTTTTAGGCTGGTGTCAAAGTTAATATCTTATATCTTCATAGAAACAGAGtgatggaatggtttgggttggaggggacctgAAATATCTTCTAGTTTAAACCCACCTGCTGGAGCAGTGTCCACTAGATCAGTTTGCTAAAAGCCCCAatacaacctggccttgaatacttccagggaaggggcatccacagcttccctgggcaacctggactggagtctcaccaccctcacactaaagtaTGTCTTCCTCACATCTAATGTAAATCTactttcttccagtttgaaaccattccttcttgtcctatcactatatgaccttgtaaaaagtccatctccagcttccctgcagccccttcaggcactggaaggtgctataaggtctcgctggagccttctcttctccaggctgaacagccccaactctctcagcctgtcttcataggagagctgctccagctctctgatcattgtcatggcctcctctgggcttgctccaacagctccatgttcttcttttgttgggggctccagaactggagacagTACTCCACGTGGGGTCTCATGAAGAAGCAGAGTAGAAGGACAATCACCTTCTTCAACCTACTTATCCTACTAGCTTATCACACAGTGGAAAGGTTTGTTTATGTTGTCTTCTAAGAAAAGGTAAAATAGATTGTGCTTTAATGTGTCAGTAGCTAAAATAGCAGTCCTCTTGGACGTAACTCCAGGAAGATCATCCTACTGTAGAAGTATCTGCTTCAGTGTGGTTTCATGGATAGAAGTAATAGTgttataaagaagaaatttaaatgAACTCTCTGGCTTTGGAAAGTGTGGCTCAAAATTACTAGGAAAAATTATAGTTAAGGTTCACTTATTCCAAAATCTTATCAGCTGTCTGGCTTGGACTCtcttacttgtttgttttgtgtgtaaTTGATACATAATTGCCTGTCTTGGTgatagaaaaaagcaaaattcgGAATGCAGTCATTGTTTTTCATGGGAGATAAGAgtgctctttctgcttctttacaTTTAGTTCATTCTTAAAATTGGTTGTGGAGATGTTTCCTTCTGGTTTCTTGCTAAGCAGAATTCCTCATGCCACTGGAGTCTTACTTTCACCTCCCTCcaagcattttcctttcattaaatGAAAGTGTTGATAATATTGCATTGTCTTTtagtctttttaatttaaaaataaggaaaaaagtcTGTTTGGACTGCTTTTGCATGTTAGGATTCAAGTTTAGAGTCAGTCCAAAATCCTTTTTCCACAAGTGGCTTCATATCAATCAGACTTAACATCCTGGGTATCAGATTTACCTTTGAAAATGTTACTCCtcctttccaaacaaaaatgGTTTGCATAACTAAGTTTCCTGAAAACTTATCTGTTTTGCCCATTTGTACAAGTATTATCCTTGAAATGGGTGCACTTtaagatgaaatattttcttaaatatttattgagcAATTGTATAATGGGAAAGGTAATAAGAACAGAGAACTCTGGGAGTCTCTGCCTTCCTATGCCTAGTTAAACTCAAGAGGATTTTTGCTGGGCACCAGCTGGAAGTCCTAAAATGCAAAGCCAGCAAGCATGAGGTGGTGAGAGCACAGCTACTTTTAAAGTCAGTGGACAATACTATTTTTAATGCTCAGGATCTAATCAATTAGCAATGCATAAAGAGCAGCTGGTGCTCCCACTAaagtggggtgtgtgtgtgggggggttatTTTTGGAATAAGACTGTTTATGGTCAAAGACCATAACTCTctatttctgaagagaaaaattatggaaatgggaaaaaaatggaaatacttccTAATAAAAATGAGCATATATTCTGttcttgtgatttttatttttagttgcaAAGCAATAAAATGCTTCCTCTCACTAGAGAGTAGAGATGTCCTGTCTGCAGCTATTGTAACACTGTTTCTAGTACGGAAATAAACAACAGTTCTCGTGAAAAGGAAGGAGGATTTTAAAGCAGGGCTCATCTTCTCACTTAAACTGATTACTCTGCTAGTGTATCATTGCCattaggaaacagaaaagaacaaggTGGAAATGACGGAGGATGCAATCGGGGACAGTCACGAttcaggaaacagaagaatGTTTATGTTTAAAGAGGCTTGTGTGACACACAAACCTGCATTGAGACCATGTGTCTTGCTAGGAGTACTCCTCTCGTTGTCATTAGTGGCTGTGTCTCATCATTCCCCTTAATAATTTGTCTGTCTTGGGTAACCCAGGATGCCTAATTATGTGCATGTACATTTAGGTACGTGGCTTTCTCATGAAGAACCAGCAAAAAACACgtgtttttcttcatgcttaATTCCACTGAGCACACAAAGTAAAATCTTATACTCCCCAGCACAATACTAGGGGGATGCCTAGTTAAATGCTTAATCTTATTAGCAATGTGCTATAGGGAAGCCTGAACTGTCCTTTAAGCCCTGCCAACTGTTCCATGGCGCTCAGgatttttcacaggaaaaattaaCCACGTTCATATTCCCAGCATACTGCCTTGCTGTGTGCTGGCAGGATCGATCTCTGGGGGAACAGCAACACCCCCCTgcttcccccagccccacacggGGCACCCCCTgcatcccccagccctgcatgggGCATGCGGGAGGATGCTGAGACCATGACAAAAGGAGGCTGCTTCTGTGACAAAACCTCTTCACCCCTTatgcagttttcttctttacctgaagctgaaataaatgtaaCTGCTTGAAATGTTCCAGTTACAACAGGTAAAAAGGCAGCATAAACTCCTGCACAGGGAGCTGTCAAATCATCATTCTATTGCTaggaaaaggcagctgagcagaaaaTTCCACTGTGTACCTGAGAAGGAAGCAAGGCATTTATTACTTGCCCTGGCCAGCAGCCTGTTGTACCAGAGAACACAGTGTTAACACTGTCAGCTTTGGCTGTTTTCAATAATGTATTGATTGAAAAGGAGATAGGATGTGCATTTATATAAACACAAGCACACAACTGTCAGATGTAtggaaaaacaagtaaaaaatgtttccaaaatgGGCAGTCATCCCAAAATAATAGcccctcagagctgctgtgtcaGAGTAGAAGAAATGCCATTGCACAAGAGCAAACAATAAGGCAGATCACAAAAATCCTACTCACCATGTTTTATCACTGAGCAGAAATCCTCTCTCCTTGCCTTGCTACTGAGGCTGGTCTTTATCCAGAGGCTCCTGTGATGCTTTTCAGATTCAGAGGGGCTGGACCACTGCTGCTCTCCAATGTTACTCTCCACCCCctgtcttttcctcctccttcttccttcatCCCCACCCCCTCATTCCTCCTGCTTGTAGCTCTTTCGTACCTTACGTAGATTCTAGGTTTGATTTAGATTTGGATTTAGGAAAGATGCCTGTTTCAGCCATCTGCTTGATGCCATGGAAATGCCTCAATTGCTAAGGAGTAAAAGCCTCAAAGCTAAACTCAGGAATCTTGAGCCAgcattttggtttctttctatATGGCTGCTTATTAAACAGGGAGGAACACatccaaattaatttcatttctcacaggatttttgtttctcagtAGAATTCAGGAAAAGCAGTTCTACCATGTCCTTAGGGTAGTGAGGTGTTTCACTGTGGACTGTTGGGCTGGGATACCTGTTGTAAGGCTTTTGTTAATGCTGAAGTTAGAGGGGATTTCATGCAGGAGCAGTGGCATAAGGGGGAGAGAGTGAATACTTCTGCTGCCCAGAGCCTGGTATCAGCCTCATATTGCCTTCATCAAACATTATTTACTGAATTCTCCTTACAGTCAGTCGAACTTTTGCTTCAGTGTGCAAGTCACCTTCTGATGTTGCAACATCATTCTTTGTGACATAGATGAGTTTATTGTCACAAACACCACagctttattttcacaaaagtGTGCCTCAGTCTTCTCACTATGAAGggcttccaacccaaattataTCTTGACTATCCTTCCCTATTAACTCTCCTCTCAGTCCTTCCCATGAGTCTCTCAAACCCcctgccttctccttcctgcttgTTGAAATACCTCTGTTGGGAGCATGGTAGGAGCCTCTTAAAAGCCAAAGTGTGTATCATGAAGCAGTGGCTTAAT harbors:
- the AMER3 gene encoding APC membrane recruitment protein 3, which produces MELKRGKTFIKSSVQHEKVPPEHTVLINKDDTGKDKKAALERNQSVAEVQLACLATHKNYRFSTRAAKNGAGDNCLEKSSGSSYKLVRKSKTHECVTEADKAEQCSPSSRACEEGFAGKGKGRLVNSISFSGMSSSSSKKECVVSPSQSACSSQMIDYRNFVPQMPFVPAVAKTIPRKRISLKRSKKGLRDIFHIKKNKPESLTILVEKDKNLSSPGCKNELSGRLAKYLFKTGETFAADCLSQDCSDSELQSDSSYDCCNALCEDVASLKSFDSLTGCGEIFADEGSAHMELENSKEVLLRRSKHKDSPVMGSFQGGVEQLASPGQNETVEFAKFWDNINKSVRLHQSALFDKKLLKTPSPDMEKARSQAAAPVTDPQVTTDKEGDNSKESFTETGTPKSDNQESTSTSDEGYYDSFSPGQDDEMKEAQTPALPGRFPRDSYSGDALYELFYDPNEVKINPVLDDDLCTSESISEQAIEIPLSIYSFHVGAEENMASQPALDIISQGFFHSTWKGKECLLKLCDTELSLTMGIINWLRKHAGLVSSPDSLQSPQSQPEKSNDSLILPSSSPEQKVSTEAQQEKPSKEECNTFNLYVSLDERKHATQASSVNIAERDHSLGSCHDTCNLDFQGKIRSHHKDSSTVPGTVETTRSSSYAPQSQTHGDNLQTSSTENEKETISDGYETPGNKNPLPEKLNRESGSQSSENPLLDDNHEVESCYSYKTAATSLLDSLEMEDRNEPMYHSLSTSCDKPLQPLTPRGFQSYMSPTPMESSTNIVQLLEHCVTQVASLQISYENKHLEDKCIGNEMNNIICQMSQYKNKLFLQNDCNHIAQNPEYCSIPSTNQYNHEPSFQSSSLYHLKQNGEQICSEDQKSRANILDEVTRSKINFEYAQLNNQALSYLKDFPFDLSPGDSVPATTLSRPTFLPLFNPVCSDIRATFSQASYSSTVSLADSLQPQEAKGSPGPRSYAETPCNDLATGTTLSPRPGAATPDMALAGGNHQ